From the genome of Ooceraea biroi isolate clonal line C1 chromosome 10, Obir_v5.4, whole genome shotgun sequence:
GATGAGAGTGGAAAAATATCATCCGAAGGAGAAGTATGCAACGGTGAAAAATCGTTATCAGATATAACTCACAAATTGGAAAATACATCGCAAGCTGCCGTTGCTGCCAGCGATAACGATGTCTCGGCGCAAACTTCACCTTGCAAAGATAATAGCAGAAATCTCAACGATACGAATGCACCCAAAGTAGCAGTAAATACCAGTTACATCGAGCAGCAGAATAATCAGCTGGATGAAAAGCTAGCGGTAGAGCTGTTGATGAATCTTCGAAAATTGTTGCGTGGTCAGGCCGACGATGCTGCGACGATACAGATACTTAAAAATATAGGGAAAGCATTGAATATTGCgtcaaatatttgtaaattggAGAACGAGCAGCGGATGAACTGCGATAGAAAGCGTAACATCCAGCAAACTACACCCGTAAAAGATGTAGGGTCCGATCGTGTTGCACATTTGGCAAATGCAACGCATAGACGAAGTTTCGATTCCAAATCTAAAGTGAGTAAatgtttctttcatttatcgcgttatttttaactattttatttttattttaatattttcattattgcttATGCATCGATACATTCTCTGTAGAGGACGTTTGAGAAATCCGGTAGGAGAAGCGCACCTGTGATTGAGTCACCGACTAGCAACATGCCAGGCATTCGACATAAATATACGGGTATATCCGAAGTAGAAAATCGCAAGAAGCGTTCCTCGAGTGATTCCGAATTCATTAGCTTGGCAAATAAAAAAGTCGTGATTCCAGAAACGGCTAAGACAAaaggtaaattatatttaataaatgtgtttTGCATGTATCGTTAAATGGCCAtcttaaatatagaaaattgaaattgaattgGTGCATAAATGTTTTAGTGGAGACTACAGAGTACGATGTCAAGAAGGAGAAACCCATTGCTATAGGCGACGTTAAAAATAGACTAAAGAAAAGATCGagcgtaattaataaaaaaggtCCCATGAAAGCGTTACATCCTGTAAACAATGTACAAAAAAGAGGTGTGCTTAGTTCGCTAAAAGGATTCAAATGAGTCGAAGCTTGAtttagttaatattaattaattaattagtaatattgtaattgaaaaaaaattaagaatcgattgaaaatttcgaatttatcagctcttatattatatttcacagCGTCACTCGGGAAACGAGCGGCACCGTCTTCCAGTACCGTCACGCCACCGAAATCTGACAAAGTCGCTGCTTTCGGCAGCAAAATAATCAGTAGCACTCCCAATTCCGTAGACAGTAACCACTGCATGCTTAGGAAGCCCGCGAGGTCCAACCCAGTGGCCTCGTCCACGCCGAACGGTCAGAACGGTAAGGCATCGAGTGCGCAGGTAACATCCGCTAATAAAAACCGCAACTTCTCTTGCGAGATTTCGCCGGTAACTACGTACGCAAATCCAACCGGGAACGATGAACGAAAGGACAGTCCTAAGAGGTGAGAGAGCGAACAACTTTCTCATGCACATCCTTGTTACGTATTCGCGTTCATATGACGGTAGTTGATCGTATTTCAGATCGTGTTCCAAGCTACCGACTCCGAAGAAAAGTGCGACACCAAAACGTCAGGAAACAGACGTACCTCGTACTTCCAGGTACTCGACACCACCAAGACACAATTCGTCGTTCAACGTAAACCATCAGCGTTCCTTACCGGAATCACCGCAACGTTTGAATAGAAGTCTGGCGACTTCCCAACGTTACTCCCCCGTTTATCGAAGAAAGAGCAACGAAAAGGTGGGGCAGAGCCCGCTGAAGGAAAATAATAGAGTTATTGCTAAAGTAAAGCCTCTCAAGCTGGTACGTAACGTTGAAGTGTTCGCCTGAACACGACGGGGAGCGCCGTTCTGCCGAGCTAATCCGATTTAATCGTTGCAGATCTCCAAACTGAAGCGGCACAGCAACGGTGATTTCGCCGAAAAAGAGAACAATTGCGCTTAGAGTGGAGCAAAGACGGGAATGATTGCGCTTGATATTGATCGTGTGTCAGAATTAGTTTTATATGTAGGATCATAAGGAACGcggttttttatatttgtgatatatttgttttataataaaataagccCACGATACGTAGGAATATGTCATACGCAAATGTCACGTGTACATGTTAATCTCATTGCGCGTTACGAGGATTTGTCTAACAATAAcgcttttaaaattttaaaaacttggACTTTCGAGTCCGTGCGAGAGTCGATTCGAATTGGAATCGCTCATGTAAATTGAGATATAATTCCGACTGATCAAGGATTGTCAGTTTTCAAATTGCCGCTCGGGGCATGCGATCGTATCGCTCATCGATAAATCTCACTctagagagagatagaaagaatAATAGAGTAAGACGAATCGCAAAGTGCtcttaaattattgtaatgtgaAAACGATAGTTAGTCatgtacaaaaaataaataattgagatCCGGTTTCCAGAATCTGTTGAACCCATGATTAAAACTGAACCGAGAGGGAGCTGCTCCATCAAAAACGGAAAGCACTAGTACGACGCCGTACGGAGCAAAACGGCAAGGTTGTGTCACAGTATAATGATATACAGTAGGGACAAAGAGCGTCGGCACCTTTGATCTTTTTCAGCCGATCCGCCATGTCTTCGGGCGGCAAGTagcgtatcaataatattagaaaccaCCGCTatcagcaaatatttttaatgtgttttcttaaaaacaattacatattttataaatacataagtaatgcatacctttctttctcttttggaaagcgcgaaaaaatgatatattatcacTGTGAATCattgtgaaaacaattttgcaccGCACACACTCGATGTATTCTCTTAgacattgtttttaacaaaagcacaaaacaaacaatacaatacaatatgcgaatttttctgtttgattatgtttctctatctattgggttggccaaaaagtaattgcgttttttttatataaataaaaggcgaatttttcatgggaaacaaaaactttattaaacaatatattgtccattttgtttgattatcttttgccatttttcaggcaacttcatgattctgtttgatggcatcatttaatttatccagttgacgacagtatacgtctgaattaatggtttgattcctcgcaagcagctcaaaatacacaatacctttaaagtcccaccagactgacagcataatctttctttggtgaatacctgcttttcaagtgctttcagcaggttcatcacgcttgctccacgatctttttcgtttgacgttgttgtagacgatccatttttcgtcgcctgttatcatgcgtttcaaaaatcgatcattttcctcacgtttcaaaagagaatcgcagatgtcaatacgcttagtgagatgaatttctttcagctcatgtgctacccaaatatcgagcttactaatgtatccaagtcgttttaaatggttttcaacactcgatttcgatatttcaagattctcagcaatctctcgtgtcgttaaacgccgattcgaatcgatcggtgcctttattttgtcatcatcaatttcgattggccttcctgagcgtggtgcatctttcacattaaaatctgcagatcgaaatttagtaaacgaattttgacactgccgcagttttaaagcatcttcgccatatacatgacataactttttatgagcttgcacagcgtttttcccttttcggaagtaacaaaacaaaatatgacgaaaatgttctttttgattttccattttgaaatcgacggcaaacaaacaattgttaacgaaatcgcgtgctttctttttctaaaacaagcatgaaccgtgagttgttaacctacataatgaatttgcggtttagaatgaagttagttacgtttcaagacatgtatgtccatctattggaaaaaaacgcaattactttttggccaacccaataaaaggcgaatttttcatgggaaacaaaaactttattaaacaatatattgtccattttgtttgattatcttttgccatttttcaggcaacttcatggttccgcgctcaaaaaagttcttatctttttcagcaaaaaacaattccagcaacgatttcatatcctcatcagcagtaaaggttttaccattcaaggcgttttgcaaagaacgaaacgaatgataatctgatggtgccaggtctggcgaatatggtggatgtggtaacatcatggtaacacatcccatccaagctgcaacaatttttcacgagtgaccaaacttgtacgtggtctagcgttatcgtggtgaaacacaacacctttgcgattcaccaattctcgacgtttctgtttgatggcatcatttaatttatccagttgacgacagtatacgtctgaattaatggtttgattcctcgcaagcggctcaaaatacacaatacctttaaagtcccaccagactgacagcataatctttctttggtgaatacctgcttttcaagtgctttgagcaggttcatcacgcttgctccacgatctttttcgtttgtcgttgttgtagacgatccatttttcgtcgcctgttatcatgcgtttcaaaaatcgatcattttcctcacgtttcaaaagagaatcgcagatgtcaatacgcttagtgagatgaatttctttcagctcatgtgctacccaaatatcgagcttactaatgtatccaagtcgttttaaatggttttcaacactcgatttcgatatttcaagattctcagcaatctctcgtgtcgttaaacgccgattggaatcgatcagtgcctttattttgtcatcatcaatttcgattggccttcctgagcgtggtgcatctttcacattaaaatctgcagatcgaaatttagtaaacgaattttgacactgccgcagttttaaagcatcttcgccatatacatgacataactttttatgagcttgcacagcgtttttcccttttcggaagtaacaaaacaaaatatgacgaaaatgttctttttgattttccattttgaaatcgacggcaaacaaacaattgttaacgaaatcgcgtgctttctttttctaaaacaagcttgaaccgtgagttgttaacctacataatgaatttgcggtttagaatgaagttagttacgttTCAAGACATgcatgtccatctattggacaaaaacgcaattactttttggccaacccaatatatgtgATCACAGTTACGAAGGTAATGTGCGTTCTTTACTTCGAACGGGATTGGAAGCCGCCCAAGAACATGGCCGCTTGGGATGCGCAAGCCAATCTGCGCGGCCGATTCGAAAACGGGTGCTTGTCCCTACTGTATATCCTGATACCGTGGTTGcgttataaaattatcgtaCCCCATATATATTTCTGCTGCAGAAACTCGCAATAACGCGGTTTTCCAGAAGCTTCCCCAAGTACATTCGAGTCAAAGTGTATCTCGAGCATCGAAGGAAATTGGCAAAGTAAGTGAGAACAAAGCTCGAGTGAAATTCgacgttttttattttcgcagcGTCTTTTACTTTTGCAACGACTCCCATGCGAGCCATCGGAAAACGGTCGCGGTTCGACGTTGGACCAGAGCTCTACGTTGAACGACGAGAGTGCGCGACGCTTGAACACGTGACTAACCACGGCGCCCGCACGATTGGCTAAACTGATGCACGGGCCTTGAAGAGCGCGACAAGTGGCGTTAGGCACCAGTGTGGATCGCGCACGGCACTGCGCCAGTACGTTCGCACGGAAACTGCGCGTCGCGTGCCATCTTGGCGGTTCGTCCATCTCGCATTCAGCCGCACCCGGCATTGCACCTCTTtgtttttatcgaaattcgcCGTACAGCTGGcgacacgcgcgcgtcgcACCGCGCGCAAACGATTCCGCAGCGCTCGACGAAGGAGACGACAGCGCGTACGCAGCGTTATGCCGTATCTTCTCGAGGTACGTACCCGAATCATTTCGACGAAACGTGCGCCGTTTCCCCGGTGGGCGCACCATGCGTCGGGTTGTTTGGCGCGCCCGACTCCCCGTGTGCGTCTGCCCCGCGACTTGCCAGCGACGGTGTTATTTATCGTCGCGTGTCCCCGCACCGCTTTAACCTTGTGCAATATATACCAACGGACGACGCGTCCGCGCGCAAGCAACGCTACCGCGGCGAAACTGCGGAGCGGAGTCACGCGCGGGGTTCATCAGCGGACACGAGTACCGCGAGGAACACCTTGCGTTACCCTCCCTCCCCTTCCTTGAGTCAGTCCGGGATTTATCGCGACGCGAGTAGGAGCGGACGATAACGCGCTGCGGCGGGCGTGTTGGAGCGCGCTGGATCGCCGTGCGTGCCGCGCCGACGACGCGAGGTCCGTCACGGTTCTCCGCCGATCTCGCGCATCCCGGCTCGCGCGTCGAACGCGACGAacgggcgagcgagcgcgggGGGCAGCGAAGAGAGCGGATCCGCGGCCGCGCGCCACGCGCGCGGAGGCGCGTAACGCTACGCGCGATCGACGTCGGTCGCTCGTTATCGATATAttccgtcgcgcgcgcgtcgctcgGTCGCGGCGGCAATGTCGGGCGACGTCGATCCGGTGACGAGCGCGCCGGGAGCAGCCAGGAGTCGCGGCCGGCGACGTGCACCGCGTGGTACGCGTGTACCGACGCACAcacgggcgcgcgcgcacacgggcGCAGGGATCGCCGAGCGCGCTGCCGCTgccgcgcgcactcgcgctcgGCATTCGCACAGTCGCCGCGGCCGTGCGAGGTTCGCGCGGGGTTAGGGTGGCCAttttaccgcgcgcgcgcgcgtcttccGGACGTTCCCCAGAGTTCCTTCCGCGCCGCGCGCAGTGCCTCCGACTTCCATTCCTAATCGCGGATCGTCGCGTCACGTGATTATCCGCGAGCGACACGGAGCGCGCGTTTGTACGCGTTTCGGCACGCAGGTGCGTCCCCGGTACCCCGGTTGGCGCGCGCCGACGACGTCCCGGCGGTGTCGCGACCGTGCGTCGCACGTCCGGGTGGCCGTGGCCATTGTTTACGAGCGCGAGAATCGGCCGGACCGGGCGCTCGCGGTTGGTCGGTCCAGGTGCGGCGTCCGGCGCGCCGGGAATTCCGCCCGAGTTTCGGCTGGGTTCGAGGTTTCCCCGAGTCGTCggggcgcgagcgcgcgagcgagcgcgcgcggagggTGTGAAACGCGCATCGCGCTCCGCGGTTCGACGTTCGATCCGCGGCGCGCCGGCGAGagattatcgcgcgcgcgcgtccttccgcggcgcgctcgcgctcgctccCTCCCCGGCCCCGCTCCCCGCGCCCGGGGGAGCGTGTGCGGCGATGTTGCGATAAGAGCGCGCGACTTCGATTCAAAAACTTTTCTCGGAAGCGTGGCGTGCGTGGGAGCGATCGACGCGACAGACGCGACGTCCTCGTCGCCCACCGCGCAACGCTGGTCCGGGAGGCAGCGGCGCCCCGGCGAGACGTTTGGCGCGTTCCTCGCGCGGACGCCAtaattcgcgcgcgatcgcgaatcgCCATTCGgtcgtcgcgcgcgcagtGGTGCGTGTGTCACGCGAGGACGCGCGGCGACGGTAGCGCGTACCGGAGAGCGAGCTCGATAGGCCGAcggcaggagagagagagagaaaacgcgtGCGGATTCGCGACTCGCGCGACGAGCGACGTAGAATTTAAATCCGGTGTCGGCGGTACCGTCGCGgtgcggcggcagcggcgacgaGGCACGGCggaacgcgagcgcgcgcgttcacgGGGAACGGGAGGTGGTGCGGGTCGTGTCCGGCGCGTGGATCGCTCGAAAAAGCTAAGTTCCAATTCGCTCTCGGCTTTCAAAGGGGCAGAAGGCTCTCGGTCGTCCCCGGCAGCGGGCCGTTAAGAAGGAGAAGGCCGGCCGGAGCGCGAGGGGCGGAGAGAGACCGCGAAGCGTCGCGCCCCAGATATCGGTACGGATGACGAAGATGCAGCAGCACCCGGTGGCAGCGGCGCGGATAGCGCACGAGGAGCACATACTGGAGGCGATCGATCAGCTGCGTCGCCGCAAAGCGCGCCCCGACGCCGATCGCATCTGCAATTATCTGCTGCGCAAGTTCTCGGTGGATGCGCGCGACACGATCGCCGATCTCCACAGGCTGATCGAGGTCGAGAAGGTGATCCAGGTCGACTACAAGGGCAACACCAGCTACCGCAACGCGAAGAAGTGGTCGCGCCTGCAGCTCTTCAAGAACCGGCCGGAGGGCTTCCTCAAGGAGAAACTGAACTCGGGCATGGTGTCGAGCGCGGTCGCCGAGCTCGTCGTCGAGGAGCCCGATTACCTCGACCAGGGCGTACCGGCCGGGCGTCTGATCGAGCAGCTGCTCGACGGCGTCTCGAGTCCGACGTCGCGCCGCGTGGTCGAGGAGTTCCTCGGTCGGGAGGTCGCGAGCGGCAACCTCGCGCGCCTGTCCAATGGCAATTACTCGCTAGTGGCGACGTCGGACATGGCGACGGATGCGACGCCGCgacgcggcagcggcggcggcgactcGCAGCCCGCGTCCACCGCCGTCGCGCCTCGCGCCGCGGAGAACGGCGATGCGGCGCAACGTCGCGTCGGCAGGGACGCCGCGAGCGACGGCACCAATGGTGTAACGACcgcagcgacgacgacgacgacgacggcgtctgcgaccgcggcggcggcggaacTCTACGAGTTCAACGAGACGGACAACCTCACCGACACCACGTCCGGGTCGAACACGCCGCGATCGCGGCAGGCCAGCAACAGTCCGAAATTGGATCGACAGCTGCGACAGGAACAGCGGCAAGATTGCATCAAGAAGGAGGAATGCTACGAGATCATCGTCGGCAGGAAGGACGCAGTCGAGGATCGCAGAAGCGAGTCGCCGCGATCCGTCGAGATGGCCTGCAACGGCGGCGACGTCGCCGAACAGCAGGAGACAGCGATGCCGCCGACGGCGACGGTGCCGAACGTGGGGAACGAGGTGAAGGAGGAGGCCAAGAGCAACGACGCGCGGACGATGCCTAACCTCAAAAGATCCGCGAAAGCCGAGCGCAAGCAGCGTCTCTTCGCGAGGACGGACGATCGGATGGACATCGAGTTCAAGTTCGAGGACTATCAGCAGGCTGGCAAGGAGGAACCGGAGAAGCGCGAGGAGGCCGGCCGTCGGTCGAGCGAGGAtcgcgaggacgaggacgccGGCAGGAGTTCGTCAACGAACACGTCCCCGACTCCGTCCAACGTAAACGCTGGTGGAATTCGCAGTGCCAGGAGAAAGGTAACCGACACCTTCCACTGGGTCTCGTAGCTCATGATCGAACGAGCGGATAAAATTTGGGCGAATCGCTTTATACGTACGCTTCTGCTTTTATTAGAGAGCCAGAAAGGTGTTTGATCCGTCAGACAACAACCTGGTGAAGCGCAAACGCGGCAGGCAGCCAAGTAGTCATAACAAAAACTCCCTGATACAAGATTCCCAGGACACTGCCAAGACAACTGTCAAGGATGGCCCGTACAGACAGTGCAGCCTTTGCGCGAAGGAGAAGCAAGAGGCTCTGGTGGCCTGCAGGGACTGCACTGTACGAGGTAATCTTCCATCTTTTTTCcccgttaaggggggagcccgctttagaacgctgaaaataaggtatattttacgaattgtttttggagaaactatacagcggatcattataaaactttgatgcatttattagtacatgtttaaggataaaaaaaattatttttttatttgaatatatcgcctgtagaggtcgtcctggaggcatcttagtgcagccggcattgcaaattggtgagcattctcctgcctccaaatttcgtctaaactgaaaaattgaaatatcttctcgttatttatgaattcccatcgtcgatgaaccaaagagagaagaaaaaagttgaaaagtgccaaaatggtgagcttagaacacaaaagtacgatttttaggcaaagttgttgaactttttcatgcaaaagtaattgtttaacttaatgtttttatgaatattaaaggttcatcgacgatgggaattcataaataacgagaaaatatttcaatttttcagtttggatgaaatttggaggcaggagaatgctcgccaatttacaatgccggctgcactaagatgcctccaggacgacctctacaggcgatatattcaaataaaaaaataattttttttatctttaaacatgtactaataaatgcatcaaagttttataatgatccgctgtatagtttctccaaaaaaaattcgtaaaattataccttattttcaacgttctaaagcaggttccccctTAATTGGCCTTCGATTTCGCGAGATTGTAAGCGTTACGTTTACTTGCAGCACATCCGAGCTGCATTTA
Proteins encoded in this window:
- the LOC105286668 gene encoding polycomb protein Scm isoform X2 is translated as MPYLLEGQKALGRPRQRAVKKEKAGRSARGGERPRSVAPQISVRMTKMQQHPVAAARIAHEEHILEAIDQLRRRKARPDADRICNYLLRKFSVDARDTIADLHRLIEVEKVIQVDYKGNTSYRNAKKWSRLQLFKNRPEGFLKEKLNSGMVSSAVAELVVEEPDYLDQGVPAGRLIEQLLDGVSSPTSRRVVEEFLGREVASGNLARLSNGNYSLVATSDMATDATPRRGSGGGDSQPASTAVAPRAAENGDAAQRRVGRDAASDGTNGVTTAATTTTTTASATAAAAELYEFNETDNLTDTTSGSNTPRSRQASNSPKLDRQLRQEQRQDCIKKEECYEIIVGRKDAVEDRRSESPRSVEMACNGGDVAEQQETAMPPTATVPNVGNEVKEEAKSNDARTMPNLKRSAKAERKQRLFARTDDRMDIEFKFEDYQQAGKEEPEKREEAGRRSSEDREDEDAGRSSSTNTSPTPSNVNAGGIRSARRKRARKVFDPSDNNLVKRKRGRQPSSHNKNSLIQDSQDTAKTTVKDGPYRQCSLCAKEKQEALVACRDCTVRAHPSCIYSPEEILQKANSNWQCERCKTCTICCETSDAKQQCKTNDNGNQNGNSMNGVSRSNSPTNAPILPPVLSPQVSPARASSEQMEEEGLRGQPIDPNIPDARNWTSEQVYQYFARLFPKEAEVFRQQEIDGHALIMMSRMDVLRGLGLLLGPALKIYRHVLKLQMRRDDPELYWQ
- the LOC105286668 gene encoding polycomb protein Scm isoform X1, producing the protein MPYLLEGQKALGRPRQRAVKKEKAGRSARGGERPRSVAPQISVRMTKMQQHPVAAARIAHEEHILEAIDQLRRRKARPDADRICNYLLRKFSVDARDTIADLHRLIEVEKVIQVDYKGNTSYRNAKKWSRLQLFKNRPEGFLKEKLNSGMVSSAVAELVVEEPDYLDQGVPAGRLIEQLLDGVSSPTSRRVVEEFLGREVASGNLARLSNGNYSLVATSDMATDATPRRGSGGGDSQPASTAVAPRAAENGDAAQRRVGRDAASDGTNGVTTAATTTTTTASATAAAAELYEFNETDNLTDTTSGSNTPRSRQASNSPKLDRQLRQEQRQDCIKKEECYEIIVGRKDAVEDRRSESPRSVEMACNGGDVAEQQETAMPPTATVPNVGNEVKEEAKSNDARTMPNLKRSAKAERKQRLFARTDDRMDIEFKFEDYQQAGKEEPEKREEAGRRSSEDREDEDAGRSSSTNTSPTPSNVNAGGIRSARRKRARKVFDPSDNNLVKRKRGRQPSSHNKNSLIQDSQDTAKTTVKDGPYRQCSLCAKEKQEALVACRDCTVRAHPSCIYSPEEILQKANSNWQCERCKTCTICCETSDAGPLVTCFGCDEAYHYFCHASRVTISKSNSKWYCNECTQKQQCKTNDNGNQNGNSMNGVSRSNSPTNAPILPPVLSPQVSPARASSEQMEEEGLRGQPIDPNIPDARNWTSEQVYQYFARLFPKEAEVFRQQEIDGHALIMMSRMDVLRGLGLLLGPALKIYRHVLKLQMRRDDPELYWQ
- the LOC105286668 gene encoding polycomb protein Scm isoform X3, with product MTKMQQHPVAAARIAHEEHILEAIDQLRRRKARPDADRICNYLLRKFSVDARDTIADLHRLIEVEKVIQVDYKGNTSYRNAKKWSRLQLFKNRPEGFLKEKLNSGMVSSAVAELVVEEPDYLDQGVPAGRLIEQLLDGVSSPTSRRVVEEFLGREVASGNLARLSNGNYSLVATSDMATDATPRRGSGGGDSQPASTAVAPRAAENGDAAQRRVGRDAASDGTNGVTTAATTTTTTASATAAAAELYEFNETDNLTDTTSGSNTPRSRQASNSPKLDRQLRQEQRQDCIKKEECYEIIVGRKDAVEDRRSESPRSVEMACNGGDVAEQQETAMPPTATVPNVGNEVKEEAKSNDARTMPNLKRSAKAERKQRLFARTDDRMDIEFKFEDYQQAGKEEPEKREEAGRRSSEDREDEDAGRSSSTNTSPTPSNVNAGGIRSARRKRARKVFDPSDNNLVKRKRGRQPSSHNKNSLIQDSQDTAKTTVKDGPYRQCSLCAKEKQEALVACRDCTVRAHPSCIYSPEEILQKANSNWQCERCKTCTICCETSDAGPLVTCFGCDEAYHYFCHASRVTISKSNSKWYCNECTQKQQCKTNDNGNQNGNSMNGVSRSNSPTNAPILPPVLSPQVSPARASSEQMEEEGLRGQPIDPNIPDARNWTSEQVYQYFARLFPKEAEVFRQQEIDGHALIMMSRMDVLRGLGLLLGPALKIYRHVLKLQMRRDDPELYWQ